The proteins below are encoded in one region of Cardiocondyla obscurior isolate alpha-2009 linkage group LG29, Cobs3.1, whole genome shotgun sequence:
- the Sea gene encoding putative tricarboxylate transport protein, mitochondrial translates to MDLTKQQRSLASACRGPALFPRRPWTSETGIAAATASGNLGLKGVIAGGITGGIEICITYPTEYVKTQLQLDGKAGAGKEYTGIADCVSKTVKTRGFFGLYRGLSVLLYGSIPKSAVRFGAFESVKKQLVDADGKLNPQRRLLAGLCAGVCEAIFAVTPMETIKVKFINDQRSANPRFKGFFHGVRIIVKEHGFKGVYQGVVPTILKQGSNQAIRFFVMETLKDWYKGGDNSKNVPKMVVGAFGAVAGAASVFGNTPIDVIKTRMQGLEASKYKNSMDCVIQVWKKEGPMAFYKGTIPRLGRVCLDVAITFMIYDSFMDLFNKVWP, encoded by the exons ATGGACCTGACGAAACAACAACGATCGCTGGCAAGCGCGTGTCGCGGCCCAGCGTTGTTTCCACGCAGACCGTGGACAAGCGAGACCGGCATCGCCGCTGCCACCGCCTCCGGCAACCTGGGTCTCAAAGGGGTCATAGCCG GTGGTATTACCGGAGGTATAGAAATTTGCATCACTTATCCTACTGAATACGTCAAAACACAGCTGCAGTTGGATGGCAAAGCCGGTGCTGGCAAAGAATATACAGGAATAGCCGACTGTGTCAGCAAGACCGTCAAGACTCGTGGATTTTTCGGCTTATATAGAGGCTTATCTGTTCTGCTTTACGGTTCTATACCAAAGTCGGCGGTCCGATTTGGTGCTTTTGAGTCTGTGAAGAAGCAATTAGTAGACGCAGATGGAAAACTCAATCCACAGAGGCGACTTCTTGCCGGTCTTTGCGCTGGGGTGTGCGAGGCTATTTTTGCCGTTACCCCGATGGAAACgattaaagtgaaatttatcAATGATCAACGCTCGGCAAATCCGAGATTCAAAGGATTTTTTCATGGCGTACGCATAATTGTGAAAGAACACG GTTTTAAAGGAGTATATCAAGGAGTAGTACCTACAATCTTGAAACAAGGATCTAATCAAGCCATTCGTTTCTTCGTAATGGAAACGTTAAAAGACTGGTATAAAGGGGGTGACAATTCTAAAAACGTTCCTAAAATGGTCGTCGGCGCATTTGGTGCAGTTGCTGGGGCAGCATCAGTTTTTGGAAATACGCCTATCGATGTCATAAAAACTAGAATGCAG GGATTGGAAGCTTCGAAGTACAAGAACAGCATGGATTGCGTGATTCAAGTGTGGAAAAAAGAGGGTCCAATGGCATTTTATAAAGGCACCATTCCGCGATTGGGCAGAGTATGCTTAGATGTTGCCATAACATTTATGATATACGATTCCTTCATGGATCTTTTCAACAAAGTATGGCCTTAG
- the Snr1 gene encoding SWI/SNF-related matrix-associated actin-dependent regulator of chromatin subfamily B member 1, with the protein MALRTYGDKPISFQVEENGEYYCIGSEVGNYLRLFRGSLYKRYPGMFRRSITNDERKKLVELGLSQHVLASSVSLLRASEVEDIIEGNDDKYKAVSVHSTEPPAPREGKSKKSMAWVPSLPNSSHLDAVPQATPINRNRVHNKKVRTFPLCFDDTDPSANLENAAQQEMLVPIRLDMEIEGQKLRDTFTWNKNESLITPEQFAEVLCDDLDLNPLTFVPAIAQAIRQQIEAFPQETILEDQCDQRVIIKLNIHVGNTSLVDQVEWDMSEKENNPEKFAMKLCAELGLGGEFVTAIAYSVRGQLSWHQRTYAFSEAPLPTVEVPFRPPSEADQWAPFLETLTDAEMEKKIRDQDRNTRRMRRLANTTPGW; encoded by the exons ATGGCATTGCGTACTTACGGAGACAAGCCCATAAGTTTCCAAGTAGAAGAAAATGGAGAATACTACTGCATTGGATCAGAAGTTGGCAATTACTTGCGTCTTTTTCGTGGATCTTTGTACAAAAGATATCCTGGCATGTTTAGAAGATCTATAACCAATGACGAACGTAAGAAATTAGTGGAACTTGGGCTGAGTCAGCATGTTCTGGCATCTAGTGTTTCTCTGTTGAGAGCCAGTGAAGTAGAAGATATTATCGAGGGCAATGATGATAAATACAAAGCTGTATCTGTTCACTCGACTGAACCACCAGCACCTAGAGAAGGtaaatctaaaaaatcaaTGGCATGGGTACCAAGCCTGCCAAATAGTTCACATCTGGATGCGGTTCCTCAAGCTACCCCAATAAATCGCAATCGAGTACACAATAAAAAAGTTAGGACATTTCCATTATG TTTCGACGATACAGATCCATCAGCAAACCTAGAGAATGCTGCACAACAAGAAATGCTTGTTCCAATACGTTTAGATATGGAAATTGAAGGTCAGAAATTAAGAGACACTTTTActtggaataaaaatg AAAGTCTCATAACACCCGAACAATTTGCCGAAGTCCTGTGCGACGATTTGGACCTGAATCCATTAACTTTTGTTCCTGCAATTGCACAGGCAATAAGACAGCAAATTGAAGCATTCCCTCAAGAAACAATTTTGGAAGATCAATGTGATCAgagagtaataattaaattaaatatacacgTGGGCAATACTTCTCTAGTAGATCAAGTAGAATGGGACATGTCTGAAAAGGAGAATAATCCAGAAAAGTTTGCCATGAAGCTTTGCGCGGAGCTTGGTCTTGGCGGAGAATTTGTCACTGCTATTGCTTATAG TGTGCGAGGGCAATTATCTTGGCATCAAAGAACATATGCATTTTCTGAAGCACCTTTACCAACCGTAGAAGTTCCCTTCAGACCTCCGTCAGAGGCCGATCAATGGGCACCATTCTTAGAAACCTTAACAGACGCAGAAATGGAAAAGAAGATACGCGATCAAGATCGAAATACTCg aCGTATGCGACGTTTAGCAAATACAACGCCTGGCTGGTAG
- the LOC139112548 gene encoding LOW QUALITY PROTEIN: uncharacterized protein (The sequence of the model RefSeq protein was modified relative to this genomic sequence to represent the inferred CDS: substituted 2 bases at 2 genomic stop codons), whose amino-acid sequence MIIKSKLSTFSQHHFFREEPMCKAIALLNDQTSVKAYLNLLRTWMKGTLSLVALSAKSKRVIGVAVTRINSDSDKSDTYNRILVRPILSLINXEXKIVFYFKISLHYKVRLKYVLLAQKFEGDALEKIMSLINDLIKRADVYKLFECDAYFRIHVLCVHPSYQQKGVDQAILEACVRVARTLDLPAIGGIFTSGQSQSLALKSCFRPIAEILYSRWIVDDRVVFDGTGKGNHSAAFMGMRISREDSHATSLGK is encoded by the coding sequence ATGATTATAAAATCAAAGTTATCGACTTTTTCGCAGCATCATTTTTTTCGTGAAGAACCGATGTGCAAGGCAATTGCCTTGCTTAACGATCAGACATCTGTCAAAGCCTACCTAAATCTTTTAAGAACGTGGATGAAGGGTACTCTCAGTTTGGTTGCTCTCAGTGCGAAATCAAAACGAGTTATTGGAGTTGCTGTTACGCGGATTAATAGCGATTCAGACAAAAGCGACACGTACAATCGAATCCTAGTACGTCCAATTTTAAGTCTcataaattaagaataaaaaatcgtattttattttaagataagTTTGCATTATAAAGTGCGTCTAAAATATGTGTTGTTGGCTCAGAAATTCGAGGGAGATGCTTTGGAAAAAATCATGAGTTTGATCAACGATCTGATAAAACGAGCAGACGTATACAAGCTCTTCGAGTGCGACGCATATTTTCGAATCCACGTTCTCTGCGTACATCCATCTTATCAACAGAAAGGAGTCGACCAGGCTATATTGGAGGCTTGCGTTCGCGTCGCGAGAACGTTAGACTTGCCGGCTATTGGTGGAATCTTTACATCGGGTCAGAGTCAATCGCTAGCCCTAAAATCGTGCTTTCGCCCGATCGCGGAGATCCTTTATAGTCGCTGGATCGTCGACGACCGGGTCGTGTTCGATGGCACTGGCAAGGGGAATCATTCGGCCGCTTTCATGGGAATGCGAATATCTCGCGAGGATAGTCACGCGACGAGTCTCGGAAAATAA
- the LOC139112531 gene encoding tetratricopeptide repeat protein 28, translating into MSHRDISEVEPEGTSALAAGSRALFLETVRRSNAACQNGDYALAATLYTEALALDPLSHVLYSNRSAARLKMGLFALALQDAVRATELSPQWPKAYYRQGVALQCLGRHGEALVAFSTGLAHDASNHQLLSGLVEASLKSPLRPTLEPTFQQLRAMKLDESPFVVISVVGQELLGAGQYRAAAGVLEAALTIGSCSLKLRGSVFSALSSAYWALNSLDKAINYMQQDLGVARSLGDTQGECRAHGNLGSAYFSKGSFKEALTAHRYQLVLAMKCKDTQAAASALTSLGHVYTAIGDLPNALASHKQCVQLVKQMGDRLQEAREIGNVGAVYLAMGEFESAVDCHTQHLRIARRLGDRVEEARAFSNLGSSHHYRRNFGQAMAYHENVLRIAQELGDRAIETRAYAGLGHAARCAGDLAQAKLWHQRQLDVALVTKDKVAEGRACSNLGIVYQLLGEHDAALKLHQAHLGIARSLGDKAGMGRAYGNIGNAYNALGYYEQAIKYHKQELTISKEVNDRSSEASTHGNLAVAYQAVQGHEAALRHYRAHLAIARELKDTAGEACALLNLANCLSSRGRFEEAVPYYEHYLMLSQELHDVEGEAKACHFLGYAHYCLGNHREAVRYYDQDLALAKDLQDKSGMGRAYCNLGLAHLALENLDTALECQKYYLAIAHMTKHLAGKFRALGNIGDCLLRMGEVDEAIKMHQRQLNLARQAADRCLEAAAYGALGTAHRATKNLDKALGFHTQELTLRQEAGDLRGECRAHGNLGAVHMALGQYTHAVKCYQEQLERAKELADSGVEAQALGNLGIARLNMAHYEDAIGYFEQQLATLEPLITGTALLDKARALGNLGDCYEALGDLEEAIKCHEQQLTAATKLKSIRDQERAYRGLGRAREAIGNLQEALVCFEKRLVTAHEVDSPEARGAAYGDLGRVHAALGNHEQAVSCLSHQLALARGLGDKAAEAEAASGLGAVHLLMDDPNSALRHHQLELSIAEGLDAAGLQARACANLGLTQETLGQYEEAIRLQEQSLSLAAAAGDQPARAAAFASLGRLHHLCGDLPRALSYLQSGLSLSEGLGRREEAARLRHRLGLVHWETGEAIISVEHLEKAANLLESLDGTCISLSCGQPNRTELLSETYRMLQKVLINLNRAEEALNWAERSRRSKSHSLDDATHYSEIIDRQRGIILYYSEVGCELHAWCLAPGRGLLRFHSTTLDDGIGLEKKVLQAREALLDESNELVEESTKIPSRGHHLNASSYSLSSLFSVGSVSSRAGSARWARGAKGPTWQAPLPIQVLYDLLLAPFEDLLPPPRKELIMVVEKSLYLTPFPALQSNLGEDYLCERFSLLVVPSLAALRKRSKTPVLEGGATVAALVAGNPVLPEDIREEYGWAESVASTETESEIVAELLEARAMTGLEATRSAVLRSLPDAECVHLTVPIFWNTGSLAFSPDQCEEPSEKPEYMINQADLLRLKMSARLVVISSGQSWSNVDSTNATSDGIQNLAKTLLSAGAQCVLVGMWAVPPTAGSILLRAFYSAMLQGARASRALAEAMQTVQHTRHFAHPANWAGWLLIGGDARLSNKVALMGQALAELLRGGPEQSRDALRVTLHLVEKSLQRIHRGQKNAMYTTQRSIENKVGAATGWRELLMSVGFRFEPAGNGIPSSVFFPQSDPEERLTRCSASLQALLGLGQSSLHALARLLQAPEAAEDVIAAMKRASCATEGQEVIVPVHIWRASGSHELFASLGFDLMEVGQSEVILRTGKQASRRAVQFALQALLALFDTQEAPKSLSLDSGSSMESLASVPHTEKNGLVERPRLGGAFASYVRHRGEPDGKTMEPPNVLIPTSRQPCQNGGGESDVAFTPSPPVALNLNHQTRIRNLYPDQNLVRPGSSSSSSVTDWDNGHATVLRRQPLPPLPANVLERLSVRTEIGTNSLRKLRHSTATNEDICSAQTDTTQSTETHPQNLRNLATSLTSLTRELTPTISEVYHERNLGLGLAPSLSKLLEEVGAVSENEESQSKTVGHGQTQNWIQNEPELCRRDEADGRSIAESQCSAASSNKIPRKAPAPPI; encoded by the exons ATGTCTCATAGGGATATCTCTGAG gTGGAGCCCGAAGGTACGTCGGCCTTGGCCGCTGGATCCAGGGCATTATTCTTAGAAACAGTACGCAGGAGTAACGCGGCGTGTCAGAATGGAGATTACGCACTTGCTGCAACATTGTATACGGAAGCCCTCGCCCTGGACCCCCTTAGTCACGTATTATATTCAAATAGGTCAGCCGCCAGACTGAAAATGGGATTATTCGCGCTCGCGTTACAGGACGCCGTCAGAGCTACCGAGCTCAGTCCTCAGTGGCCGAAG GCATATTATCGGCAAGGAGTAGCGTTGCAATGCTTAGGACGTCACGGAGAGGCACTTGTTGCCTTTAGCACGGGATTAGCTCACGATGCGTCCAATCATCAGCTATTATCAGGTTTAGTAGAAGCATCTCTAAAATCACCATTGCGACCGACTTTGGAACCGACGTTCCAACAATTGCGCGCGATGAAGCTCGACGAATCTCCATTCGTTGTCATATCTGTGGTCGGTCAGGAGTTGCTTGGAGCTGGACAATACAGGGCGGCCGCTGGCGTATTGGAGGCCGCGCTTACAATTGGTTCGTGCAGCTTAAAATTAAGAGGTTCTGTATTTTCCGCTTTGTCGAGCGCGTACTGGGCACTGAATTCTTTGGACAAGGCGATTAATTACATGCAACAAGATTTAg GAGTGGCGCGTTCTCTAGGAGATACACAGGGAGAATGCAGAGCCCATGGAAATTTAGGCTCCGCTTATTTTAGCAAAGGCAGCTTCAAAGAAGCTCTAACAGCTCATAGATATCAACTTGTTTTAGCTATGAAATGCAAAGATACGCAAGCGGCGGCTTCGGCCTTGACTAGTCTGGGACACGTCTATACGGCGATCGGTGATTTACCGAACGCCCTGGCTTCCCATAAGCAATGCGTACAATTGGTGAAACAGATGGGAGATCGATTGCAAGAAGCTCGTGAAATTGGTAATGTCGGAGCGGTTTATTTAGCAATGGGAGAATTTGAAAGCGCAGTTGATTGTCACACTCAACATCTGAGAATAGCCAGACGGCTCGGTGATCGCGTAGAAGAAGCGAGGGCCTTCAGTAATTTGGGGTCGTCCCATCACTATCGTAGAAATTTTGGCCAAGCGATGGCTTATCACGAAAACGTTTTAAGAATAGCTCAAGAACTTGGAGACAGAGCGATAGAAACCAGAGCATACGCGGGATTAGGTCATGCCGCCAGATGTGCAG GCGACTTGGCACAAGCAAAGCTTTGGCATCAAAGACAACTCGATGTTGCATTGGTAACGAAAGATAAGGTAGCCGAGGGACGGGCTTGTAGCAATCTAGGAATAGTATATCAATTACTCGGTGAGCACGATGCtgcattaaaattacatcaaGCACATTTAGGAATCGCAAGATCGTTAGGAGACAAAGCCGGTATGGGAAGAGCGTACGGAAACATTGGAAATGCTTATAACGCCTTGGGTTATTACGAGCAAGCCATTAAGTATCATAAACAGgaattaacaataagtaaAGAG GTAAACGATCGTAGTTCAGAAGCCAGCACACACGGAAATTTGGCTGTCGCGTATCAGGCTGTGCAAGGCCACGAAGCGGCATTAAGACATTATAGAGCTCACTTAGCTATAGCACGTGAACTGAAAGACACGGCCGGTGAAGCGTGTGCTTTGTTAAATCTCGCTAATTGTCTTTCTTCGCGTGGCAGATTTGAAGAGGCAGTACCATATTATGAGCATTACCTAATGCTATCGCAAGAATTGCACGACGTTGAGGGAGAAGCTAAAGCGTGCCATTTTCTAGGATACGCTCACTATTGCCTCGGAAATCATCGAGAAGCTGTGAGATATTATGATCAAGATTTAGCGTTAGCAAAGGATTTACAAGATAAATCTGGAATGGGTAGGGCTTACTGTAATTTAGGGCTAGCTCACTTGGCGCTGGAAAATTTGGACACTGCCTTGGaatgtcaaaaatattatttag caaTTGCGCATATGACTAAGCATTTGGCTGGCAAGTTTCGCGCTCTGGGAAATATCGGCGATTGTTTATTGCGTATGGGAGAAGTAGACGAAGCCATCAAAATGCATCAACGTCAGTTAAATTTGGCCCGTCAAGCAGCTGACCGCTGTCTAGAGGCGGCTGCTTATGGCGCATTAGGAACTGCTCATCGAGCAACGAAAAATTTAGACAAGGCTCTCGGTTTTCACACACAAGAATTAACTTTAAGACAAGAAGCTGGTGATTTACGTGGCGAATGTAGGGCGCATGGGAATTTAGGTGCAGTTCACATGGCACTAGGACAATATACTCACGCGGTCAAATGTTATCAAGAACAATTAGAAAGGGCGAAGGAATTAGCAGATTCGGGAGTTGAAGCCCAAGCATTag gaAATTTGGGCATAGCTAGACTTAATATGGCGCATTACGAAGATGCTATCGGTTATTTCGAACAACAGTTAGCAACTTTAGAACCGCTAATTACCGGGACTGCTTTACTCGACAAAGCTCGAGCACTTGGAAATTTGGGAGATTGTTACGAGGCTTTAGGTGATTTGGAAGAAGCTATCAAATGTCATGAACAACAATTGACAGCTGCTACAAAATTGAAAAGCATAAGAGATCAAGAGAGAGCGTATAGAGGATTAGGAAGAGCTCGCGAAGCCATTGGAAATTTACAGGAAGCTTTAGTATGTTTTGAGAAGAGATTAGTGACCGCTCACGAAGTTGATAGTCCCGAAGCGAGAGGTGCCGCTTATGGTGACTTAg gCAGAGTACACGCCGCTTTAGGTAATCACGAACAAGCTGTTAGTTGTTTATCACATCAATTGGCTCTCGCTCGCGGGCTCGGTGATAAAGCGGCCGAAGCCGAAGCTGCCAGCGGCTTGGGAGCAGTGCATCTTTTAATGGACGATCCAAATTCTGCATTACGTCATCATCAATTAGAGCTGTCGATCGCCGAGGGCTTGGACGCGGCCGGATTGCAAGCTCGCGCCTGTGCTAATTTAGGATTAACTCAGGAAACATTGGGACAATATGAAGAAGCTATAAGATTGCAAGAGCAATCCTTAAGCCTGGCAGCCGCTGCGGGTGATCAACCCGCACGAGCAGCGGCTTTCGCGAGCTTAGGTCGACTTCATCATCTATGCGGAGATCTACCACGCGCTCTGAGTTATTTGCAATCTGGTTTGTCTCTCTCTGAAGGCTTAGGTAGAAGAGAAGAAGCCGCCAGATTAAGACACAGACTCGGTCTCGTGCATTGGGAAACTGGTGAAGCAATCATCTCTGTGGAACACTTGGAGAAAGCTGCGAATCTTTTAGAGTCATTAGATGGAACTTGTATATCTCTTTCTTGTGGTCAACCCAATCGAACCGAATTGCTATCAGAAACATATAGGATGTTACAAaaggtattaattaatctaaatcGAGCAGAGGAAGCTTTAAATTGGGCAGAAAGATCCAGGCGATCTAAAAGTCATTCCTTAGATGATGCCACTCATTATTCTGAGATTATTGATCGACAACgtggaattattttatactacag tGAAGTGGGATGTGAATTGCATGCGTGGTGCTTAGCGCCAGGACGCGGGCTGTTACGATTTCACTCTACCACATTAGACGATGGAATAGGTCTGGAAAAAAAGGTTCTTCAAGCACGTGAAGCACTCTTAGACGAAAGCAACGAGCTTGTTGAAGAATCTACCAAAATTCCATCCAGAGGTCATCACTTGAATGCTAGTTCTTACAGTTTGAGCAGCCTTTTTAGTGTTGGTTCCGTGAGCTCTCGCGCCGGAAGCGCCCGTTGGGCACGAGGCGCGAAAGGACCTACGTGGCAGGCACCATTGCCGATACAAGTGCTTTATGATCTTCTTCTCGCTCCCTTTGAAGATCTGTTACCACCGCCGCGAAAAGAGCTAATCATGGTTGTAGAAAAATCTCTTTACTTGACACCGTTCCCTGCTTTGCAATCCAATCTGGGTGAAGATTATTTGTGCGAGAGATTTTCGTTGTTAGTAGTACCATCCCTTGCAGCGCTTAGAAAGAGATCGAAGACTCCCGTGTTAGAAGGCGGTGCTACTGTGGCCGCATTGGTCGCGGGAAATCCTGTTTTGCCGGAGGATATTCGAGAAGAATATGGTTGGGCTGAGAGTGTCGCTTCGACCGAAACTGAATCGGAAATAGTAGCTGAATTATTGGAGGCCCGCGCTATGACTG gACTAGAAGCTACCAGATCAGCAGTTTTGCGATCTCTACCGGATGCGGAGTGCGTTCATTTGACAGTACCAATTTTCTGGAATACTGGTAGTTTAGCATTCTCCCCCGATCAATGCGAGGAGCCGTCCGAAAAACCAGAATATATGATAAATCAAGCAGATTTACTCAGGTTAAAAATGTCTGCCCGCCTTGTAGTTATATCCAGTGGCCAGAGTTGGAGCAACGTGGATAGTACAAACGCCACGTCAGACGGCATACAGAATCTCGCCAAGACTTTATTGAGCGCGGGTGCACAATGTGTCCTCGTAGGCATGTGGGCAGTACCACCGACCGCTGGCAGTATTTTATTGCGAGCGTTTTACAGCGCAATGTTGCAGGGTGCAAGAGCATCACGTGCATTAGCTGAAGCAATGCAAACTGTTCAGCATACTAGACATTTCGCTCATCCTGCCAACTGGGCCGGTTGGCTGCTTATTGGCGGAGACGCGAGACTGTCTAATaag GTCGCGCTTATGGGTCAAGCGCTGGCGGAATTATTGCGCGGTGGTCCCGAGCAAAGCAGGGACGCGCTGCGAGTAACGCTTCATCTAGTAGAAAAATCATTACAGAGAATTCATCGTGGACAGAAGAACGCCATGTATACAACACAGCGCAGTATCGAGAATAAAGTGGGCGCGGCCACCGGTTGGCGAGAACTTCTCATGTCTGTGGGGTTCAGATTTGAACCAGCCGGCAACGGTATACCATCTTCCGTGTTCTTCCCACAAAGTGATCCTGAAGAAAGACTAACGAGATGCAGCGCCAGTTTGCAAGCTCTATTAGGATTAGGTCAATCGTCGTTGCACGCCTTGGCTAGACTTTTacaa GCACCGGAAGCTGCGGAAGATGTTATTGCTGCTATGAAAAGAGCTAGTTGCGCCACAGAAGGACAAGAAGTTATAGTGCCTGTACATATTTGGAGAGCATCGGGATCGCACGAACTATTCGCTAGCTTAGGTTTTGATTTAATGGAAGTCGGACAATCGGAAGTAATATTAAGAACAGGCAAACAAGCCTCACGTAGAGCCGTACAGTTCGCTCTTCAGGCTCTTCTCGCATTATTTG ATACACAAGAAGCGCCAAAAAGCCTTAGCTTAGATTCAGGCAGTTCAATGGAGAGTTTAGCTTCTGTACCTCATACAGAGAAAAATGGCCTTGTGGAACGACCGCGATTAGGAGGAGCGTTCGCAAGTTATGTACGACATCGTGGCGAACCAGACGGGAAAACCATGGAACCACCGAACGTTTTGATTCCAACCTCACGACAGCCGTGTCAAAATGGTGGag GTGAATCAGATGTGGCATTTACACCTAGTCCTCCTGTGGCGCTTAATTTAAATCATCAGACTCGTATTCGGAATCTTTATCCCGACCAGAATCTAGTAAGACCCGGCTCAAGCTCGAGCAGTTCGGTGACAGATTGGGATAATGGACACGCTACCGTATTAAGACGGCAGCCTTTACCGCCGTTGCCAGCTAATGTACTGGAAAGGTTGAGCGTGAGAACGGAGATCGGTACAAATTCTTTGAGAAAACTGCGGCATTCCACAGCGACGAACGAAGATATTTGCAGCGCGCAGACCGATACGACGCAGTCTACCGAAACTCATCCGCAGAATCTAAGGAACCTGGCTACTTCCCTGACGAGTCTGACACGGGAACTAACACCTACGATCTCGGAAGTATACCACGAACGTAACTTAGGATTGGGTCTAGCGCCATCCCTGTCAAAATTATTAGAGGAAGTGGGAGCCGTGTCGGAGAACGAAGAATCTCAATCGAAAACGGTGGGTCACGGTCAGACGCAGAATTGGATACAGAACGAGCCGGAGCTCTGTCGAAGAGACGAGGCCGACGGTAGATCTATCGCGGAGTCGCAGTGTAGTGCTGCGAGTTCGAATAAAATACCTCGGAAAGCTCCCGCGCCACCGATa